CAACGAGGAGGAGATCACGCACATGCCGCCGCACAAGATCACCTCCCGCGGGATGGCGCTCGCGTTCCAGATCACGAGCATCTTCCCCGAACTCACGGTCACGGAGAACGTCCTCGGCGCGCTCAACGGGCAAAAGCGGTTCCTGAGCCCGCTCGAACGGTACGGCGACGACGAGGACGGAATCGCACGCGCGATGGACATCCTCGACCGCGTCGGGCTGGCCGAACACGCCGAGGAGACGGCGGAGAACCTCTCCCACGGGGACCAGAAGGTCCTCGAGATGGCGCTGGCGCTGGCGGGCGATCCGGAACTGCTACTGCTGGACGAACCGGCCGCGGGGCTCTCGGCCAGCGAGACCCGGACCGTGGTCGACCTGCTCGAGGAACTCCGCGGGGAGATTACGATCATGCTCATCGAACACGACATGGACCTGGTGATGGAACTGGTCGACAACCTGACCGTGCTCCACCACGGCGAGATCATCGCCGAGGGATCGCCGGCCGAGATCAAGGCGAACGAACAGGTGCAAGAAGTCTACTT
Above is a genomic segment from Halorientalis sp. LT38 containing:
- a CDS encoding ABC transporter ATP-binding protein codes for the protein MNETVLRTDGLTRKFGQLVAVNDVDLEIYEGEIRGLIGPNGAGKTTVFNMLSGMLEPTSGEIWFNEEEITHMPPHKITSRGMALAFQITSIFPELTVTENVLGALNGQKRFLSPLERYGDDEDGIARAMDILDRVGLAEHAEETAENLSHGDQKVLEMALALAGDPELLLLDEPAAGLSASETRTVVDLLEELRGEITIMLIEHDMDLVMELVDNLTVLHHGEIIAEGSPAEIKANEQVQEVYFGREY